A genomic stretch from Coffea arabica cultivar ET-39 chromosome 10c, Coffea Arabica ET-39 HiFi, whole genome shotgun sequence includes:
- the LOC113715006 gene encoding uncharacterized protein: MTSAEQPLKKRKIFEQFKQSSPSPPPPPPSAPPSLPAPSQQQHPPPPGTPPAQPLTQEEIFRRQGNLEEIRKVYNCLKQIKCCIAQEEQEPRHLPELEQAYLYLITASRGCTSVQRIVADLIPRYASYCPTALEAAVKVVINMHNCSLALISNGEDFDGVAFETAEACIFGLVDICGAAAKEAPTSSVIQGICSAVFLSVFTFFISSFEGKDIFQIIDKESLMIQDAKEFTSEFKEKFLDEGDSKLLKLLKFRAVSFLRLFFSCPKHSLSACFELFDSTATDATNMGGHYFLRQLTNRLDDAVSYNLTHESDDEKPSLSSMGKICQGNNVGAYRHLESNLVPGNVSAVSRNCILSLVLGKDSSLKSWIFSRYRKLRASVASEIVSKITSLLDGIFESFTEQVNREETQADDNESECSQSKYVSQYLVSREHSQPESSSEVSGKDFTSIIYDKPCADNMTSRFSSSHLKRSSSVDYHSSASPSIDSGGSRSMDFDFGGPGDSSHSRSSVPRDLLNRHIPSPITRTPGGSRSSLHGVQREKSQVLSMDVSSPILRSVSEAMSCSFDSPKNPLSLGNPSMSKVVWYSDGDPAAMDVFAASKQLWLGPLGPDASEGLVRSQFEKFGPIDQFIYSPFKGFALIEYRNILDAFKARENMRGRSTWGASLQIKFSDTGSGTRGDINGVAVGSTCHVYVGHVSNRWVRDEVMNEVNKVLHKGPRMATDLIGEGALLMEFDTHDEATIAMAHLRKWRKESGITLPQSHGGPADVMHFEGNKYYGNNVIDAQAPSEKPSDGYLPRVSRLSSMVSQLRMKYNIPQNLAHPDTHLSGNHHIASTKEQLPTNILWINIPQMNPIFLTDDEVLALCNVAINNVGSIVRLTRQNISTGSCWFVECNSIETARTLLSTLRDCPEIFFQIEFSHLGKLQTQLLVKPDGNALELTSPRLKPENHGVMRQGGHAFQSNWAHVGHSGRHEVRSITPEALFVDPSHGGGHVVSSSAEQMWMYRKPEAELHSGPRSIPHISAPTVGPSIAPPLPVQAPYFRPLNFPPNSSWDVRGLNNHMPINPISPRVMPNVHRNPIPPPFIPASVTPLAQFHGNSMPSFDQMFSVPAVTPPPLIAPLPPSQPDVQPPLPPSQPPPPPPPPYSQPPVAPPPPTSPPPLPPSVSSSSEYSKQSNVQHKWQGTLSKSGIHYCTIYAQRVDSDICKYSDGMVEPTEWPIKLDMTKRTDFRHVKTTFSNTPPHRREICWLLPSSQDDNKGFQDFVVYLQQRQCAGVIKIPAMKSMWARLLFILPYSPDVCSMLSIAPNPSLCLLGLVLPKETNFEWVYWSRWRLLLIYMLLATASIQYRIPSLLSPLSLNLLTKMSNRFGNQNYRNESNKKGFHKTQKQFIPKKESSADQTFSNSLRQSFSRQSDATSSAAAAGRSGGGGATAASGNSKVKMGENGNWVSDNSTTGIQTGNYVNYLPQDEAVASGLGADEGGVDPVESQRVVDLLNRELSRLLKLKPRDFWKEVASDTSLHAFLESFLKYKSRWYDFPYRGAKGIVAGVIVGEFELCRRVFMVLYRISSNRDPGAKTADSLSSKDHAVLLQDKKLLDLPKLLDICAIYGHENEDLTRLLVVNAIKAQWWMHDKFTAVLSHFLTLIQTMYQRCSSSLEVLFATGNLQDQPVSRLRADYLEVMDFINDAVVNMDAFVAAYKYAAVFFCCPVDMSHGNEELLTTLARLHDSLLPSLQRGFHIILASRDDAIQETSGDMLSDILISLKLLSTRIVKFGWKLLYFCYLSDEAFENSCPFPASMKMFPANVDDPIIRTDILVQTLRDIGQEFSSITEAEKRGTFLQNIEKEHKIMSRVVLLQNTGWMSLDDDQKQFLSGILKHPLETNANDASHTASSGTVGSVQTDEDNAILESKISQIKDLFPDYGKGFLVACLEVYNHNPEEVIQRILEGTLHEDLQSLDISLEQSLVRKSAVSASTMGKGKGKLVESATPMSQLVAYQPEGPSISSSSSSIGRYIRKTATDLPETETLDCRDEKYIEKTSALVSQLEYEDEYDDSFDDLGLSVGDSGLEETEILGDKLASDKGKARAADNDSSAPNTTSKWNSRKKPQFYVKDGKNYSYKVEGSIAVANYNEAKLVSQVQKETILGLGRGGNIPLGAVRRLAESNEETDVGPDSNEGAGRGGRGNFRGRGRRGGGRSHYRKDQATRKHFSGVMN; the protein is encoded by the exons ATGACTTCGGCGGAGCAGCCGCTGAAGAAGCGGAAGATATTCGAACAATTTAAACAATCATCACCatcacctccacctccacctccatCTGCACCACCGTCACTACCAGCACCATCACAACAACAACATCCGCCACCGCCAGGAACGCCGCCAGCTCAGCCTCTAACGCAGGAAGAAATTTTCCGAAGACAAGGAAACCTCGAAGAAATTCGTAAAGTCTACAATTGCCTCAAGCAAATCAAATGCTGCATCGCCCAAGAGGAGCAGGAGCCCCGTCACTTGCCCGAACTAGAACAAGCTTATCTGTATCTCATCACTGCTTCCCGAG GCTGTACAAGTGTACAACGTATAGTAGCTGATTTGATTCCCAGATATGCATCATATTGTCCTACTGCACTTGAAGCAGCAGTAAAGGTTGTTATTAATATGCACAACTGCAGCTTGGCATTGATAAGCAATGGGGAGGATTTTGACggtgttgcatttgaaactgcCGAAGCATGTATTTTTGGTCTGGTTGATATCTGCGGAGCTGCTGCAAAGGAAGCACCAACATCATCGGTTATTCAAGGCATTTGTTCGGCAGTTTTTCTGAGTGTGTTTACCTTCTTCATATCTTCTTTTGAGGGGAAggatatttttcaaattattgaCAAGGAATCTCTAATGATCCAAGATGCCAAAGAATTCACTTCTGAGTTCAAGGAAAAGTTTTTGGATGAAGGAGATTCAAAATTGTTGAAATTACTTAAATTTCGTGCTGTAAGTTTCCTCAGGTTATTCTTTAGTTGCCCAAAACATTCACTTTCAGCATGCTTTGAGCTCTTCGACTCTACTGCGACAGATGCGACAAACATGGGAGGACATTACTTTCTTCGTCAACTGACAAACAGGCTTGATGATGCTGTTTCTTATAATTTGACTcatgaaagtgatgatgaaaagcCATCTCTAAGTTCCATGGGAAAAATTTGTCAAGGCAACAATGTTGGTGCCTATCGACACTTAGAAAGCAACCTTGTTCCCGGAAATGTTTCTGCAGTTTCCAGGAACTGCATACTAAGCCTG GTTCTTGGGAAAGACTCATCCCTGAAAAGTTGGATTTTCTCTAGGTACAGAAAGTTACGTGCATCAGTAGCTTCAGagattgtttcaaaaattacttCTCTTTTGGATGGAATATTTGAATCTTTCACAGAACAAGTAAATAGAGAAGAAACCCAAGCCGATGATAACGAGAGTGAATGTAGCCAATCCAAGTATGTTAGTCAGTACTTGGTTTCTAGGGAACATAGTCAACCAGAATCATCATCTGAAGTTAGTGGGAAAGATTTTACTTCGATAATTTATGATAAACCTTGTGCAGACAACATGACTAGCAGATTTTCCAGCTCACATTTGAAAAGAAGCAGCTCAGTCGATTACCATTCAAGTGCAAGTCCCTCCATTGATAGTGGAGGGTCAAGGTCCATGGACTTTGATTTTGGGGGCCCAGGAGATTCATCCCATTCTAGGTCTTCTGTTCCAAGAGACTTGTTGAACCGACATATTCCCTCGCCTATCACAAGAACACCGGGGGGCTCAAGGAGTTCACTCCATGGTGTCCAAAGAGAGAAAAGTCAAGTTTTGAGCATGGACGTCTCTTCTCCTATCTTGAGGTCTGTCAGTGAAGCCATGAGTTGTTCTTTTGATTCACCTAAGAATCCTTTGTCACTGGGAAATCCTTCAATGAGTAAAGTGGTTTGGTACTCTGATGGTGACCCGGCAGCCATGGATGTTTTTGCAGCTTCTAAACAGCTTTGGTTGGGTCCTTTAGGTCCTGATGCATCTGAAGGGCTTGTAAGGTCTCAGTTTGAGAAGTTTGGCCCCATAGACCAGTTCATCTATTCTCCATTCAAAGGATTTGCCTTAATAGAGTACAGAAACATTCTTGATGCTTTCAAAGCCAGGGAGAATATGCGAGGACGTTCAACTTGGGGTGCTAGTCTTCAGATAAAGTTTTCAGATACAGGGTCTGGAACTAGGGGGGATATAAATGGGGTTGCTGTTGGTTCAACTTGCCATGTTTACGTTGGTCATGTTTCAAACCGATGGGTCAGGGATGAGGTAATGAATGAAGTCAACAAAGTACTCCATAAGGGACCTCGCATGGCAACTGATCTTATTGGTGAAGGTGCATTGCTGATGGAATTTGATACACATGATGAAGCTACTATTGCCATGGCTCATCTGAGAAAGTGGCGCAAGGAAAGTGGTATCACTCTTCCGCAGTCACATGGAGGTCCTGCTGATGTGATGCATTTCGAAGGAAATAAGTATTATGGTAATAATGTAATTGATGCTCAAGCACCGTCCGAAAAGCCATCTGATGGTTATTTGCCCAGGGTATCACGTTTGTCTTCTATGGTTTCGCAGTTACGAATGAAGTATAATATTCCTCAAAACCTGGCTCATCCTGACACTCATTTATCTGGAAATCATCACATTGCTTCCACAAAAGAACAATTACCAACGAATATTCTCTGGATTAATATCCCCCAAATGAACCCCATTTTTCTCACTGATGATGAAGTATTGGCCCTTTGTAATGTTGCGATCAACAATGTTGGATCTATTGTCAGGTTGACAAGACAAAATATATCTACAGGTTCCTGTTGGTTTGTTGAATGCAACAGCATAGAAACAGCAAGAACTCTTCTAAGCACTCTTCGTGATTGTCCAGAGATATTCTTCCAAATTGAATTCAG TCATCTTGGAAAGCTCCAGACCCAGCTCCTGGTAAAGCCTGATGGCAATGCTCTGGAGCTTACATCACCCAGACTAAAGCCAGAAAATCATGGAGTCATGAGGCAAGGTGGACATGCATTTCAGTCAAACTGGGCCCATGTTGGTCATTCTGGCAGGCATGAAGTTCGGTCAATAACTCCTGAAGCATTGTTTGTGGATCCTTCTCATGGAG GGGGTCATGTTGTTTCAAGTTCTGCTGAACAGATGTGGATGTACAGAAAGCCAGAAGCAGAGCTGCATTCTGGACCACGAAGCATTCCGCATATATCTGCACCAACTGTTGGGCCTTCTATTGCACCACCACTACCAGTTCAAGCGCCTTATTTCCGACCTCTTAATTTTCCACCAAATAGTTCATGGGATGTGCGTGGTTTGAACAACCATATGCCTATAAATCCAATTTCACCTCGTGTAATGCCGAATGTTCATCGCAATCCAATTCCACCACCATTTATACCAGCTTCTGTGACTCCGTTAGCTCAATTTCATGGAAACTCAATGCCTTCATTTGATCAGATGTTTTCTGTTCCTGCAGTTACACCACCTCCCCTCATAGCTCCCTTACCCCCTTCTCAACCCGATGTCCAGCCTCCATTACCTCCATCCCAGCCTCCACCCCCACCTCCACCCCCTTATTCTCAGCCACCTGTCGCTCCTCCTCCGCCTACTTCTCCACCTCCACTTCCACCTTCAGTATCTTCTAGTTCAGAATATAGTAAGCAGTCTAATGTACAACACAAGTGGCAGGGAACCTTGAGCAAAAGTGGTATACATTACTGTACAATTTATGCACAGAGAGTTGATTCTGATATTTGCAAGTATTCAGATGGGATGGTGGAGCCAACAGA ATGGCCTATTAAATTAGATATGACAAAGCGCACTGATTTCCGGCATGTCAAAACAACATTTTCCAATACTCCGCCACACAGA AGAGAAATATGCTGGTTGCTTCCCTCCTCTCAGGACGACAATAAGGGT TTTCAAGATTTTGTAGTATACTTGCAACAAAGGCAATGTGCAGGAGTAATCAAAATCCCAGCCATGAAATCCATGTGGGCAAGGCTTCTTTTCATTCTTCCGTATTCACCCGATGTGTGTTCCATGCTATCTATTGCTCCTAATCCCTCACTTTGCCTTCTTGGTTTGGTCTTGCCTAAAGAAACAAACTTTGAATGGGTTT ATTGGTCAAGGTGGCGACTGCTACTTATATATATGTTGCTGGCGACTGCGAGTATTCAGTACCGAATCCCTTCTCTGCTGTCTCCCCTTTCTCTGAATTTGCTCACAAAAATGTCGAATAGATTCGGCAATCAGAATTACAGGAATGAAAGTAACAAAAAGGGATTTCATAAAACTCAAAAGCAATTTATTCCTAAGAAAGAATCATCTGCAGATCAAACCTTCTCCAATTCTTTAAGACAATCCTTTTCCCGCCAATCCGATGCAACATCCAGCGCCGCTGCTGCCGGCCGAAGTGGAGGTGGCGGTGCAACGGCGGCTTCTGGGAATAGTAAGGTTAAGATGGGGGAGAATGGGAACTGGGTTTCTGATAATAGTACTACTGGAATTCAGACTGGCAATTATGTTAATTACTTGCCCCAAGATGAGGCGGTGGCATCTGGGCTAGGGGCTGATGAGGGTGGAGTGGACCCTGTGGAGTCTCAGCGGGTGGTGGATCTTCTGAACAGGGAGTTGTCTCGGTTGCTCAAATTGAAGCCCAGAGATTTTTGGAAAGAAG TGGCCAGCGACACCTCTCTGCATGCTTTTCTAGAAAGCTTCTTGAAGTACAAGAGCAGATGGTATGATTTCCCATATCGTGGAGCCAAGGGTATAGTCGCTGGAGTCATTGTTGGGGAGTTTGAGCTGTGTCGCCGTGTATTTATGGTCTTGTATAGAAT ATCTTCAAATCGGGATCCTGGTGCTAAGACAGCTGATAGTCTCAGTTCAAAAGATCATGCAG TTCTTCTGCAGGACAAGAAGTTGCTTGACTTGCCAAAGTTACTAGATATCTGTGCCATATATGGTCATGAGAATGAAGATCTTACCAGATTATTG GTTGTGAATGCAATAAAAGCTCAGTGGTGGATGCATGATAAGTTTACAGCAGTTTTGTCACATTTTCTGACCCTCATCCAGACAATGTATCAACGTTGTAGCTCATCTTTAGAG GTCCTCTTTGCCACAGGTAACTTACAGGATCAACCAGTTAGTCGGCTTCGTGCAGACTACTTAGAG GTTATGGATTTTATAAATGATGCAGTTGTCAATATGGATGCATTTGTTGCTGCATACAAGTATGCAGCTGTCTTCTTCTGTTGTCCTGTTGATATGAG CCATGGAAATGAGGAGCTGCTCACTACTCTTGCAAGACTACATGATTCACTACTGCCATCATTGCAGAGGGGTTTTCACATTATTTTGGCTTCAAGAGATGACGCAATACAGGAAACATCTGGTGACATGCTTTCAGATATTTTAATCAGTTTGAAGTTGTTGTCAACGAGAATAGTAAAATTTGGTTGGAAACTACTGTATTTCTGTTATTTAAGTGATGAGGCATTTGAAAATAGTTGTCCTTTTCCGGCATCTATGAAGATGTTTCCAGCAAATGTGGATGACCCTATCATAAGGACAGACATTTTGGTACAAACACTAAGAGATATTGGCCAAGAGTTCTCAAGCATAACTGAGGCAGAAAAAAGAGGAACTTTTCTCCAAAATATTGAGAAGGAGCACAAGATCATGAGCAGAGTTGTGTTATTACAAAACACAG GATGGATGTCTTTGGATGATGATCAGAAGCAGTTTCTTTCTGGTATCCTTAAGCATCCACTGGAAACCAATGCAAATGATGCATCGCACACAGCATCTTCAGGAACAGTTGGTAGCGTGCAGACTGATGAAGACAATGCAATTTTGGAGTCAAAAATCAGTCAAATAAAAGATTTGTTCCCAGACTATGGCAAAGGGTTCTTAGTTGCTTGTCTTGAAGTATATAACCACAATCCAGAAGAAGTGATTCAGAGGATCCTGGAGGGAACCCTTCATGAAGATCTTCAATCCCTGGACATATCATTGGAGCAAAGTCTAGTAAGAAAATCAGCTGTGTCTGCAAGCACGATGGGCAAGGGAAAAGGTAAACTGGTAGAATCTGCAACCCCCATGAGTCAACTTGTAGCCTATCAACCTGAGGGTCCATCAATTTCATCTTCCTCATCTTCTATAGGAAGGTATATCAGGAAGACTGCTACTGACTTACCGGAGACGGAGACCCTGGATTGCAGGGATGAGAAGTACATAGAAAAAACTTCCGCTCTTGTTTCACAACTAGAGTACGAAGATGAATATGATGATTCTTTTGATGATCTGGGCCTTAGTGTTGGTGATTCAGGGTTGGAGGAGACTGAGATTTTGGGTGACAAATTagcttctgataagggaaaagCAAGGGCGGCTGATAATGATAGCTCAGCTCCAAACACTACCTCAAAATGGAACTCTCGTAAAAAGCCCCAGTTTTATGTCAAGGATGGTAAGAACTACAGCTATAAAGTGGAAGGTTCTATCGCCGTTGCTAATTATAATGAGGCCAAACTAGTCAGTCAAGTCCAGAAGGAAACTATCCTTGGTCTTGGACGTGGCGGGAATATTCCATTGGGTGCAGTTAGAAGGTTGGCTGAGTCtaatgaagaaactgatgtCGGACCTGATAGTAATGAAGGTGCAGGAAGAGGTGGTAGGGGGAACTTCAGGGgcagaggaaggagaggtggtgGAAGAAGCCATTACCGAAAAGATCAAGCTACGAGGAAGCATTTTTCTGGAGTAATGAATTGA